The genome window GATGAAATCACATTTTTTCTTCCTCCTTCGCTAATCTCAATGAGCTTGGAAACATTTTAGCCGTTTTAAATTCGCTGTTTTTGTCAAACCAAACACAAACAGCTTCCGCGCCGATATATCCGCTAAAGGTCATTATTGGACCACCTGATTTTAACTGCACCAAATCCCCTTGTTTAATTTTTTCGTTTTCCATTTTCTTAAAAATTAGATGAAAACAATACCACTTTATATTATATGCACTTTCATTAATACTGGCGATTAATTCATCCACCAACTAATTCGTTACCCTTTCCCGAAAGGCATGCTTGTTTGAACTGAATACCGAAATCAGTAAGTCTTATTAACTTGTTATATGCTGATGCAGTGTAGTTGGAGCCAAGCACACCTATTAACAGATTATACTCTTCAGATCCCGTTAATCTATCGTACTCTGATATATCATTGAGTTTTTGTCCATATGGAATCTCAAGAATTCCTAAACGGCACAGATTATTTAAATAGTTTGGAAGAAGATCGGGTACTTTTACATTGGCCTCCATATTAATGTGTGAATAGTTGTCATAATAATTTAAATATCCGGGATTATCACCTCTTTTAACCCTGATGTCAACTAAGGGCTTTTTATCAGTTTCACCGAAAATATTTATTATTAAACCCTCATCTGAAGTTAGATTTTTGATGATTTCTACAAAGCTAGGGTGAGCCAACTGCACAGTATCCCTGTCCATAGCATTAGCTATTAGATTGGCATACATTTCTGCTAATGTTTCGTTGTGGCCAGTAAACCGTAAAGACTCTACAGCTGGGCCAACAACATGAGGGTCAGGCGTGACAATATTTTCGGGTGGAGTATTGCTAAGCTTTTTCTCTAGGGTCGAAGTGAGCCAATCACTGATCTTTTCGTAGCCCCAGACTATTCCAGTAATTGGAGCTAAGGCTACATGAATGATTTTTGCGGCATTACCCAGACCTTTACCTACTTCTTGTAAAGCTGGCTGTGCTAAATCATTGTAAATTGGTACAGCTTGAACCAAACCAGTTGCCGCTTCAATAGTACCTTTTACAATACCTCCGCCATTGCTGTCTTCGTCTGCCATGCTTTCCTTAAAGTGTGGATTAGGTGTATTGGTTAGTTAATTTGGTATATTAGGCACTGAGATTATAGTAGATGGTGCTGGGTCTGAAAGCTTAGTACTCTCACTGTTATTCGTTGCAGCAATTCCCCGAGTCACTTTAGCGGGCAATACAAATAGAAATTCAGCGAGCGTTCGGGTAAATTCTACCGCTTTTTTAGCATCTTCAACAGATGGCATACTCGCATTTTCGTCAGCGTGCCGTTCGTCATTAGCGTCAAGCCGGACCTGATGCGCCCACGTTTCCATATCGGGGGTTAACAGTCCATTCTTAGCTGCTTCGTCAATTCGCTTATATAGGCTTCCTTTCGAATACCCTTTCTCTTTTAGCATTGCATCTACAGCGCTCGCGCAGAGCATTATAGAACCAGAAGGAGCAAACGTGGTTTCGATAGCCTGTTGAAGGAAGTTTCTTACTTTGGGTGGTAGAATATCGCTTAGCGTATCAACGCCTGGATAAGTTTCTTGTACAACTTTTCGGTTATAACCATCGATTTTTGCAGAAGCTGTTACAACTCCTCCGCAACGACTGCATTTATAAGTTCTCCAGTACCTGGTATCTTTACCATTATCTGTTTGTGTATAAAATTCACCAGACACAAAGACTAAATTAGGCTTATCAACTGAGCAATGCGGACACTTGCCCAATTTTAAGTGATCATCAAGGGTTAACATATATATAGGCGTGGTTTAGATAATAGCCTGATCAAGCTTTATCCTTATTGCTCAGCTCTTCCAAAATTTTCAATGCTCTTGCGGCAATATCTTTGGCAAGAGCGTTAATTTCCTCTTCTACTTTTGCCTTTGCAGCTTCTTCGTCTTCCCCCCTCAAGTGCGCTAAAATTCGAGTTGATTTCATAGCAGCAGCAAGGCTCGTAGCCTCTATCCTGCTTAGCGAGGTAATGAGATAGGGCGTTAAATTATTTAGAGTCAGAGTAACGGTTTTGTCAAAGCGTGAATCTGGTTGTTGATTTAGTTCAGTTGCCATGATTAGGTGCGGATTGGTTAGTGAGAAAAGTTAGGTTTAGTCAGCAGGAGAATCAATAATGCGCAGTATTTTCCAGATATGGTGTATCTGATCTGTGGGTACAGTCGTGCTTCCATAATCGGGATTATCTGAGTGAAGGGTTAAAAAACCTTTGGTGTATAATTCGTTATCTTTTATGCGCTTTACGACGAAAGAGTCATTATAGCTTATTGCATATACCCCAGACGAGATATATTCCCAATCGGCTGGGTTAACTATTTTACATCGAATTTTTGTACCTTCTGAGTACTTCGGATACATACTTTGACCTCTAACTTCAAAGACTACATTCCGCTCTACGTTCTCGCCCCTCTTTATTATCACTTTTATCTTTTCTGCCTGACCGTAATTCGATTCAGGATCTGACATCTCGTTAAAGCTGCCCTGCAACGGGATTGAATAGTAAGGTAACCACGCACTTTCATACTCTTCGTCATCTACCATTTTCAGTTCGACAGTCCCTTTCGGAGCAAACATTTCCCCTTGGCCGGTTTCCCACCAAATAGGGTTCAAATGCAACAACCTTACTAGTTCATTTGACTTATGCTTACCGATAGGTCTTTTCCCCGCTTCCATCTGGTAATAATTCGATGGATTCTCCTCAAGTTTATCCGCAAACTGTTTAGGATTCAATCCAAGCGTCTCTCTTACTTGAATTAATCTTTGGGCTTTATCACTCACAAGTTCTAACAGTTCGGTCATAGTAATAAAAATATAGTTCAAAAGATTTGCTTTGAATAGTTCAAATGAACTATATTTGCTATCAGTTACGAACGATAGCAAGCAAATCTATGTCAAATGCCTTCATAACGCAAGAAAACCCAGTTGAAACGGTAGCAAATAATACACAAGCGTTTCGTCGTGCGTATAAGCGGTTAAATTCCGGTGAGCAGAAAGACGAGCAGAAAGCATTCTGCCGCCACTACTCAATCTCACCGCCCGCCTTCCGGGCTCGATTGTCTGGATCGACCCGCGTTTCGGATAGTGAGTTAGCTTGGTTCGAAAAACGCGTAGCAACCTACTTCCCCAGTTAGCCATGACGCACGATGAACATAAAATCCCAGCCACTGAGGTTCTTAGGCAATTTTTAGCTGGAACGAAGACACCACAACAAATTCACGAAGCTCAACCCCCTATGCCACAAGAAGAAAAGCAAGCCCTAGCCGATCAGATTCGGCAGAAAGCAACTGAGTTGAATGATCTCGTCAAAACCGCTACCGATGCCGGGCTAACGGTTGACTTGACCACACCTGATATCTATCAGTCGCTAATTCGTGGTGCACAACCCAGTATCAAGATCGATATCAGAGAGATTCAAACCACAAAATTCTAAACAATGAGTGTCGACGAAAAAGGAGTCTTAGCTGATCAAATTCGTCAGACGATCAGCACACTCAACTCGCAGCTCACAGTAGCCCACTACGCCGGACTGGCCGTTGTTATTCAGGGCGCAAGGGACTGCGAGATCATGGTTGCTGGTAATGGGCAATCCCCGCACGTGGAAGTGACAATCAAGGAAGCAGAAATTAGGCACTATTAGCCATGAACACGTTACAGGTTTTCAGCTACAATGACTTTTCGATCGAGTTTGAGCTGATCGGCAGTCAGGTTTACGCCAATGCAACAGCCATGTGTAAACCCTTTGGTAAACGTCCCAACGACTGGTATGTACTTCCTGACACCCAACGCTACATTCAGGCAATTACCGGAAAATCTGGTAATTCTGATTATCAGCTCTTTATCAAAAAAGCGGGAAATCCTGACTATGGCGGGGGTACCTGGATACACGAAAAGTTGATCATTAAGCTGGCTCAGTGGCTGGATGTTGACTTTGAAGTATGGTGCGATCAGCAAATCGCTACGCTATTGACTCGCCGGCAACTCGCCGTTTCCACTCCCTCTTACATGATCGAAGACCCCATTCAGCGGGCCGAAGCGTGGATCCGGGAAGCGAAAGAGAAACAGGCGCTAAGCTTTCAGAACGCTGAGCTTAAACCAAAGGCCGAGTACGCCGAAACGGTACTGCTCAGCGAGTCGGCGCTGACGACCACGAAAATTGCGCAGCAGCTGGGCATGTCGGCCATTAAGCTCAACCGGATTCTGCGCGACAAACGGGTGCAGTATAAGCAGTCGGGCATCTGGAACCTCTACAGCGTTCACACCGGTAAGGGGTACGCTACCCTTCGAACGTATATGCACCCCGGTAGCGATGGCATTATTCGCACGGAACACCTGCTGGTCTGGACCGAAGCGGGTCGTCAGTTCATTCACCAGCTGCTCAATCCCGCCCTAAGTCCAGTCGCCAGCCCGCTACGAGTCGCCACAGCCTAAATACTCCCTTGTTATGGATAATCCCTTTGAAACGCTCTCGACGCAGCTTAGTCATTTGCAGGGACTGGTGCAAACGCTGTCCAAAAATGTGCAGGCGCAAAAACCTGTCCCTGAATCCGACGATCCGATCACGGTCAAACAGGCGGCTGAATACCTGCACCTGTCCCAGTCGGCACTCTACCAGAATATCGATCGTATTCCTCACCGCAAACGGCACGGTAAGCTCTATTTCTTTAAAAGTCAGCTCCGGGCCTACCTCGACGAGGGTAATGCGTAAGGCAGGCACTACAATCTAAATCAACTAGTGAAGCGTGACCTATAATCTAAATCAGTAAAAGGCACGCCCGGCAAAAAGCGTCCGGGCGTGACCTACAATCTAAATCTAACAGTAAAGTTATGCAAACTCTCCAAGCTCCCCGCAAACGGCTTGTTTTTGCCGCATTGCTGGCCACCTTCTCCACGAACGCAATCAGTTCACCCGCCCCCGAGACAGCACCCCTCACCCTGGCGGATCTGGATGCTGAGCAGGATTTTTCCGAACTCGAACACCTGGTCAGCAAACTGGCCGGTCCCCACTGCTCCAGCATCGAATTTCACGACGATAACCGCAAACACGGCTGCCGCTCCCTGGAATGGATCGTTTGTACGCCGGTTTACAACGGCTATTCCGATCGCAATGAAGACGGAGTTTACGCCGACACCTCACCCCTGCGGGAAATTATCTGGGTGCCGGTTGAGGCTCACCACACCATTCAGAACATCGCCGAACGGGTAGCCTACGAAGTACAGTGTATCGACGATAACCGCTTCGCCTAGCCTAGCCATGACAACACTCAAACTTATCGGTTGGGGCTGCCTGGTGGTGGCCCTGCTGATCAATATTCCCTTTTGGATTCATATCATCCGGCATTTAAAGCTACGTAGCCTCTGGCGGGAACTTTGCGCCTGGTGGCTGCTGCGGTCGGAGGATCTGGGCGGACTGCTGCTGATCGTGCTGGTTGTTGCGTTTCTCTGGGTTGGCCTACTTATCACCTGCCCATGAGTCTGCTCAACGATATCTACCAAACGCACCTGCAAACGCTGCTGGGCAAGACAACCCGCATCGAGGAAATTGACATCGATGATGATTTCATCACGTTTGCCCTGCCCGTCGATCAGCCACTGGATCTGCAATTGGGCGTAAAGCTCACCATCTACGGCATCAACGAGGGTAAACTATACTGCTCCATTTTCAACCACGAACTGGAAAAGCAACTGGCCGATCTGCCCCGGTTTGATGCGCTCAAGCAACACATTTTTACCGAAGCCTCCCATGACCAAACGTGAACGACTGAAAGCAGAAAAAGCCGAACGGGACCGTGTTCGGCAGGAACAAAAGGATTGGTACGAACGCGAAAAAGCCCGGCTCGCCCAGCAAGTCTAACCATGTCGAAACGCACACGCTACTACGTCTGGGTGATCTTTTTTGCCCTGCTGCTGGGCGGCTTCGCCTGCAAACATTCGCTCTACTTCCGAGCCAACTTTCCGGCCCTCTGGAGCCGGCACTAGCGTCTATTTTTTATTTTTTATGGCTGGCCTTTGGATTGATGACGAGATAATGAAGCTCAAGCGGACGCCTGCCGAACGGCTACTGCTGGCCCGTATTTGCTACCGGGCCGGCATAGCCAAGGATGAACTATGCCACGACAGTAATAAAGAACTGGCGCTGGCAATCGACATCCATGCCCAGACGGCATCCGATTTGGTTCAGAAGCTCGAAAAAGACGGGTTGATAAATACGAAAGTCTATCCCGAAAAGAAGAACGAACGCACGATTTCGCCTATCCGTAAAATCCTTATACCCTATAAGGAAAATGCGGATAGGTATAAGGAAAAGACTGATAGTGACTATAAGGAAATTCCTTACAGTACCCCCGAGACCCTATCAGGAAATTCCTTAGAGGGTATAAGTCAAATCCTTATAGGGTCTAAGGAAATTCCTGATAGCTATAATAAGGATATAAAACCTTTAGAAAACTTAGAAAAATCTAAAGCTGCTGCCTCCGCTTCAAGCGCGGGCGCGAGGGATGAACCGGGTAGTCAACACCTACCGGCTGAACAAAAGCCCCCTAACCCCCCTGTTGCGGCCGCCCCCCAAGTCCCCAAAAAGAAGTACGGCGACGGCAAGCTCCAGCAACTCGTCAAGGCCTTCATCCAGGCCAACCCCGACAAATACGAGACCGAGATGTACGTCGATTTTCTGGAAAAGTGGACGGCCATCGTCGATGACTCGAAAATTACGGCCGACATCGGCAAGGAGCTCTGGCGAACGCAGGACAGCTTCTCGGTAGCTACCCGACTCAAAAACTGGCACCCCGGCTATCTCAAAGACCAACAGAAACCGCATGAATCAGCAACTCGCCCTTCGCAATCCAACCATTCAGCTGGTAAGAATTCAACCGGCTATTCAGGTAAGCCGGTTAAACGACTTGCCCTTATCCCCCCTGGCAGCCTCAGCCGTTTCGGCAAAGCTAAACGGGACGAAGATCCTCAACGCGACGGAGGAACAATTAGAATCGATGTGGGATCAGATCACGGTTCTGCTGGGGATCAAAGTTGAAGAAAAGGACCTTGAGGCCCACATCGAGGAAATTGCCGCCACGACGGCGTGGCTTCAGGAGAACTACGGCGAGAAGCTGACCTGCGAGGAAATCGTTAACGCCTACAATCTGGCCTGCCAGCGTAACCTCAAGCTCAAAGAGTTATTCGGGCTCATTTCTCCCAAACACGTCGGCGACGTGCTGGATGCCTACCGCACCTACGTCCGGGAGGATCTGGAGATCAACCGGGTCTTCGCCCAGCAGCTGCTACTCGATCAGGAGCCCCGCCAAACCGAAGAGGAAATCACGGCCTTTATGGAATCGGCGCTGGAGAAGGCCCGCGCCGAGGTAGCCGCCGGTAAATTCTATTTCGATGCCGGTAACGGGCTCTTTGACTGGCTCTACCAGAACGGGCGCATCACGATCGACGAGAACCAGGCCGATCATTTTTACAAAAAAGCCAAACAGCAGCTACCCAAACTGCTGGAGCGCGAAAAGAAAGACGTTACCCCGGGCGACACCGGCAAGCAGTCGCAGCTGGAGAAGCTCATTCAGCACGCCGAAATGGGGCTGATCGGCGCTGATCACCATGCCCGCATCGAGGCCTACGCCAAACGGCTATTTCTCAATCACTACCTGACCCAGCAGCCATGAAAAAGCGCCCCAACGTGAACGAAATGTCGGCCGCTGATTTCCGTAAACGCTACGTCGATCAAATCGAACATAACCTGCAAAAGCTCTGCATTGACTGGTTCCGGCTTGACTACCCGCAGCTGATGATTGCCGCTGTGCCCAACGCTGGCGACCGCTCCCCGGCCGAAGCGCAGAAGATGCTCAATGAAGGCCTGCTTCCGGGCTTCCCCGACACCGTCATTCCGTTTCCGAGTGCGTCCTACCACGGTCTGTTTGCGGAGCTAAAAACGGTCAAGGGCCGCATTTCGCCCCAGCAGCACATCGTTCATGCTCACCTGCGGGCGCTGGGCTACCAGGTGATCGTACCCCGCAC of Spirosoma agri contains these proteins:
- a CDS encoding DUF2158 domain-containing protein, producing MENEKIKQGDLVQLKSGGPIMTFSGYIGAEAVCVWFDKNSEFKTAKMFPSSLRLAKEEEKM
- a CDS encoding DUF4393 domain-containing protein gives rise to the protein MADEDSNGGGIVKGTIEAATGLVQAVPIYNDLAQPALQEVGKGLGNAAKIIHVALAPITGIVWGYEKISDWLTSTLEKKLSNTPPENIVTPDPHVVGPAVESLRFTGHNETLAEMYANLIANAMDRDTVQLAHPSFVEIIKNLTSDEGLIINIFGETDKKPLVDIRVKRGDNPGYLNYYDNYSHINMEANVKVPDLLPNYLNNLCRLGILEIPYGQKLNDISEYDRLTGSEEYNLLIGVLGSNYTASAYNKLIRLTDFGIQFKQACLSGKGNELVGG
- a CDS encoding DUF4145 domain-containing protein, which translates into the protein MLTLDDHLKLGKCPHCSVDKPNLVFVSGEFYTQTDNGKDTRYWRTYKCSRCGGVVTASAKIDGYNRKVVQETYPGVDTLSDILPPKVRNFLQQAIETTFAPSGSIMLCASAVDAMLKEKGYSKGSLYKRIDEAAKNGLLTPDMETWAHQVRLDANDERHADENASMPSVEDAKKAVEFTRTLAEFLFVLPAKVTRGIAATNNSESTKLSDPAPSTIISVPNIPN
- a CDS encoding LexA family transcriptional regulator; the encoded protein is MTELLELVSDKAQRLIQVRETLGLNPKQFADKLEENPSNYYQMEAGKRPIGKHKSNELVRLLHLNPIWWETGQGEMFAPKGTVELKMVDDEEYESAWLPYYSIPLQGSFNEMSDPESNYGQAEKIKVIIKRGENVERNVVFEVRGQSMYPKYSEGTKIRCKIVNPADWEYISSGVYAISYNDSFVVKRIKDNELYTKGFLTLHSDNPDYGSTTVPTDQIHHIWKILRIIDSPAD
- a CDS encoding phage antirepressor KilAC domain-containing protein; its protein translation is MNTLQVFSYNDFSIEFELIGSQVYANATAMCKPFGKRPNDWYVLPDTQRYIQAITGKSGNSDYQLFIKKAGNPDYGGGTWIHEKLIIKLAQWLDVDFEVWCDQQIATLLTRRQLAVSTPSYMIEDPIQRAEAWIREAKEKQALSFQNAELKPKAEYAETVLLSESALTTTKIAQQLGMSAIKLNRILRDKRVQYKQSGIWNLYSVHTGKGYATLRTYMHPGSDGIIRTEHLLVWTEAGRQFIHQLLNPALSPVASPLRVATA
- a CDS encoding helix-turn-helix domain-containing protein, which codes for MDNPFETLSTQLSHLQGLVQTLSKNVQAQKPVPESDDPITVKQAAEYLHLSQSALYQNIDRIPHRKRHGKLYFFKSQLRAYLDEGNA
- a CDS encoding flagellar brake protein, translating into MSLLNDIYQTHLQTLLGKTTRIEEIDIDDDFITFALPVDQPLDLQLGVKLTIYGINEGKLYCSIFNHELEKQLADLPRFDALKQHIFTEASHDQT
- a CDS encoding MarR family transcriptional regulator — encoded protein: MAGLWIDDEIMKLKRTPAERLLLARICYRAGIAKDELCHDSNKELALAIDIHAQTASDLVQKLEKDGLINTKVYPEKKNERTISPIRKILIPYKENADRYKEKTDSDYKEIPYSTPETLSGNSLEGISQILIGSKEIPDSYNKDIKPLENLEKSKAAASASSAGARDEPGSQHLPAEQKPPNPPVAAAPQVPKKKYGDGKLQQLVKAFIQANPDKYETEMYVDFLEKWTAIVDDSKITADIGKELWRTQDSFSVATRLKNWHPGYLKDQQKPHESATRPSQSNHSAGKNSTGYSGKPVKRLALIPPGSLSRFGKAKRDEDPQRDGGTIRIDVGSDHGSAGDQS
- a CDS encoding VRR-NUC domain-containing protein, with translation MKKRPNVNEMSAADFRKRYVDQIEHNLQKLCIDWFRLDYPQLMIAAVPNAGDRSPAEAQKMLNEGLLPGFPDTVIPFPSASYHGLFAELKTVKGRISPQQHIVHAHLRALGYQVIVPRTFEEFQSQVTDYLHGPANSGH